Sequence from the Burkholderia stabilis genome:
GCAGTCGGGTTGACCGGCGAGAGGCAACGTCTCTCGCCGTTTTTTATTGGGCGCGCGCCGGTTCGAGCCGCACCCCGCAAGAAATCCGGAATCTTGCTATCGTGCCGTCATCCGAACTGCGATGAGGCAATGCGATGGATTTCGACTACGACCTGTTCGTCATCGGGGCCGGCTCGGGTGGCGTGAGGCTGGCACGGATGTCGGCGTCATACGGCGCGCGCGTCGGCATAGCGGAAGAAGAGCAGATCGGCGGCACCTGCGTGCTGCGCGGCTGCATTCCGAAGAAGCTGCTCGTCTACGCGTCGCACTATCCGCACGAGATCGAGGACGCGAAAGGCTTCGGCTGGACCTTCGGCGCCGGCACGCTCGACTGGCCCGCGCTGATCGCCGCGAAGGATCGCGAGATCAACCGCCTGAGCGACATCTACATCAGCCTGCTGCAGCAATCGGGCGTGGACATGCATGCGGGGCGCGCGACGCTCGTCGACGCGCACACGGTGGCCGTCGGCGGACGCACGATCCGTGCGCGCCACATCGCGATCGCGACCGGCTCGCGTCCGTCGCTGCCGCCGCGGCCCGGCATCGAGCATGCGATCACGTCGCGCGAGGCGCTGTCGCTCGCGGCTTGCCCCAGGCGCATCGCGGTGGTCGGCGGCGGGTACATCGCGGTCGAGTTCGCGGGCATCTTCAACGGCCTCGGCAGCCAGGTCGACCTGTTCTATCGCGGCGAGAAGATCCTGCGCGGCTTCGACGACGACGTACGTCAATTCCTGACCGACGAGATGACGAAGCAGGGTGTCGCGATCCATTCGCGCGCGGTGGTCGAAGCGATCGCGCGCGCGGACGACGGCACGCTGAGCGTGCGCGTCGGCGATGCGTGGCACGGGCCGTACGACCAGGTGCTGTATGCGACCGGCCGCGTGCCGAACGTCGACGGGCTCGGGCTCGAACAGGCGGGCGTTTTGCTCGACGCGGGCGGCGCGATCGCCGTCGATGCGTATTCGGCGACGTCGGTCGCGTCGATCCATGCGATCGGCGACGTCACGTCGCGGCCGCAGCTCACGCCGGTGGCGACACGTGACGGCGGGCTGCTCGCGCGCACGCTGTTCGGCGGGTCGCGCGTCGCGGCGGATCACGAATGGGTGCCGTCGGCCGTGTTCAGCCAGCCCGAGGTCGCGACGGTCGGCCTCACCGAGGCGGATGCGCGTACCGCGCACGGCGGAGTCGACATCTATCGCACGTCGTTCAAGGCGCTGCGCCACACGCTGTCGGGCCGCGACGAGCGCACGCTGATGAAGCTGGTCGTCGCGCGCGACAGCCAGCGCGTGATCGGCGCGCACATGGTCGGCCGCGACGCTGGCGAGATCATCCAGGGCATCGCGATCGCGATTCGCGCGGGCGCGACGAAGGCGCAGTTCGACGACACGATCGGCATCCACCCGACCGCGGCCGAAGAATTCGTGACGATGCGGCAGAAGGTGGCCGACTAGCGGCGCGAGGCGCGCAGGCGGCATGGCAATCGCGCATTCGATTGCCTGCCCCGATGGCTTTCCGGATGCCGGGATGTTGAGCCGGTGTCTTGTTCGCTATTGGTTGGCGTGCGCCAATCGCCGATCATCGCGTTCGCGATGGCCGTCGCCACCAGGCGATGAACAGCGCGCGCCGTCGGCGGTTCGGACCGGTCCCGATTCGGGCGATCGCGGCCGATGTGCTGCCGCGCCACAGAATTCGTCAATTTTTTTCAATACGCCGCGTCCTGATAAACAGGCTTGGTATGATCGCGCAAAATCATATACGGGGCCGATGATGCGCGATCAACAGCGCAGTAACCACAACAACGATGCAACCGGCGCGCGCGAACCTGTCGCGCAGGGCGCCGTCCATCCGCTTTTCGCCGCCACACCTCCGTTGCGCGCGCCTTTCCTTCACTTGTAGCCATCGCCGGCCCGGCGATGCATTCGCATGCGCGCGCATCGCGCCGATGCGCGTGCCCGTTCGCGCCGCGGCCGTTTCGACGGCCGGCTCGTTCTCGAGCCGGCGTGCCCATTCCGGGCAATTTCTTCACGCAAGGAGACCAGCAGTGAACATTCAGACACGACGCACCGTTCTCGTCGCGGCAGCGGTTGTCGCCGCGCTGTCCGGCTGCGCGACCGAATCGTCGCGCACGCTCGACGTGCCGGCCGTGAGCAGCGCGCAGAAGCCGTATGCCGGCAAACCCGTTGCGATCGCGGTCGGCAAGTTCGACAACCGCTCGAGCTACATGCGCGGCATTTTCTCGGACGGCATCGACCGTCTCGGCGGACAGGCGAAGACGATCCTCGTCACGCGCCTGCAGCAGAGCCGCCGCTTCAACGTCCTCGATCGCGAGAACCTCGACGAGATCAAGCAGGAAGCCGGCTTCATGAAGAAGGCGCAGGCGGTGAAGGGCGCGAACTACGTGGTGACGGGCGACGTGACGGAGTTCGGCCGCAAGGACGTCGGCGATCACCAGCTGTTCGGCATCCTCGGCCGCGGCAAGACGCAGGTCGCCTACGCGAAGGTCAACCTGAACATCGTCGACACGACGACGTCGGAAGTCGTCGCATCGAGCCAGGGCGCGGGCGAGTTCAGCCTGTCGAATCGCGAAGTGATCGGCTTCGGCGGCACGGCCGGCTACGACTCGACGTTGAACGGCAAGGTGCTGGATCTCGCGATCCAGGAAGCCGTGAACCATCTGGCCGAACAGGTGGACGCCGGGGCGCTGAAGGTATCGCAGTAAATCGCGCGGCCAGCATCGAAGCAAGTGTTGCAGCGGGCGCCAGGGCCGGCGTCGCGCTCGACCGATTGACCACGACATCAAAAGAGAAAAGACCATGAAACGGGGTAACTGGCTGCCGGCGACGGCAGCCGCATTGCTGCTCGCCGGCTGCGCGAGCTCCACGCCGCCGCTCTATCAGTGGACGGGCTACCAGCCGCAGGTGTACGAATACTTCAAGGGGCAGAAGTCGCCGCAAGAGCAGATCGATGCGCTCGAAAAGGCGCTGCAGGAGATCCGCGGGAAGGGCCATACGCCGCCGCCGGGCTTCCATGCGCATCTCGGGATGCTGTACGCGAGCGTCGGCAACGAGCAGCAGGCCGAGCAGGAGCTGCAGGCCGAGAAACAGCTGTTCCCGGAATCGTCGACCTACATGGATTTCCTGCTGAAGAAGAAAACCGGCGCGACGAAACCCGCGGATCAGAAGGCGGCCGCGCAAGGCGCCGCCGGCCAGACGATCGCCGGCCAGAAGAACGCCGATTCGAATTCCGCCAAACAGTGACGTGCCCGCCATGTTCAAGACACTCTCATTCAAGCTGATGTCCGTGCTGTCGATCGTCGCGCTGCTGAGCGCGTGCGCGCAGCCGGTGAAACGCCCCGATTACACGGCGTTCAAGAAGAGCCAGCCGCGCTCGATTCTCGTGCTGCCGCCGGTCAACGAAACCTCGGACGTCGCGGCGACCTACGGGGTGCTGTCGCAGATGACGCTGCCGCTCGCCGAATCCGGTTATTACGTGGTGCCGGTCGCGGTGATGGACGAGACGTTCAAGCAGAACGGCCTGACCAACGCGGCCGAGATCCAGGAGACGCCGCCCGCGAAGTTGCGCGAGATCTTCGGCGCGGACGCCGCGCTGTATTCGAAGGTTTCGCAGTACGGCACCGTGTACCGGATCATCACGAGCGCGACGGTCGTATCGACCTCGGCGAAGCTCGTCGACCTGCGCACGGGCGACGTGCTGTGGCAGGGCCAGGCGAGCGCGAGCAGCGACGAAGGCGGCAACAACGGTGGTGGCGGACTGATCGGCATGCTCGTGGTGGCTGCAGTCAAGCAGATCGCGAACTCGCTGATGGATCAGAGCCACGACATCGCCGCGTTCACGAGCAACCGGCTGTTGTCGGCCGGCCCGCCGAACGGGTTGCTCTACGGGCCGCATTCGCCGAAGTACGGCACGGACTGATCGGCGCAGGCACGGCGTACGTCGTGCGGCGGCGGGTGTGAATATTCGCCGGTCGCCGCGCAATCCGATGGTTCACCCGAACGGCCGCGCGCGTGCGCGGCCGTTTTGCATCGGCGCGCCGCGTGCGTGTACCGCTCGCGCCGTGCCGATGCTTCACGATGCTCAATGCATGCCGAATGCGTCGAGCAGCCGATACCAGCCCATCGCGAGCACCAGCGCCGGCGTGCGCAGCGCCGCGCCGCCCGGGAAGTCGCGATGCCGGATTTTGTCGAACAGGTCGAAGCGGCTCGCCTGTCCGTCGATCGCTTCGGCGATCAGCTTGCCCGCGAGCGCGGTCGTGTTCACGCCGTGCCCGGAAAATCCCTGCGCGAAGTACATCGTCGGCGCGACGCGGCCGAAGTGCGGCGCGCGGTTCATCGTGATGTCGACGAAGCCGCCCCATGCGTAGTCGACCTTCACGTCCGCGAGCTGCGGGAACGTCTTCAGCATGTCCTCGCGCATCGCCGCCGCGAGATCGCGCGGCTGCCGTGTCGAATAGCTGACCTTGCCGCCCCACACGAGCCGCGTGTCGGGCGCCGGCCGGAAATAGTCGAGCACGAAGCGGCTGTCGCAGATCGCCGCGCGCGCGGGCATCAGCGCGGCGGCGCGCGCTTCGCCGAGCGGCTCGGTTGCGATCACGTACGTGCCGACCGGCATGATCTTCTTCGACAGCGCGGGCGAGAGCGTGCCCACGTAGGTATTGCACGCGAGCACGACGAAGCGTGCACGCACGTGGCCTTCGCTCGTCTCGACGACGTGACCGCCCGCGACGTCGCGCACGCGCGTCACGCAGCTGTCCTCGTGGATGCGCACGCCCGCATCGGTCGCCGCACGGGCAAGGCCGAGCGTGTAGTTGAGCGGATGCAGGTGGCCGCTGTCCGGGTCGTACAGGCCGCCGCGATAGCGCGACGATTGCACGTAGTCGCCGATCTCGTCTTCCTCGACGAAGTGGAAGCGGTCGTAGCCGAAGCGCTTCGCGGCTTCGTCGCGCCAGCGCTTGAGCGAATCGGCGTCGCGCTCGGTGTTCGCCGCGGTCAGGTAGCCGGGCACCAGCGCGCAGTCGATGTCGTGCTGCGCGATGCGCGACTTCACGAGCGACAGCGTTTCGAGCCCCATGTCCCAGATGCGCTTCACGTCGCCCTCCGGCATGAATTGCGCGAACGTGTCGATGTCGCACGCAAAACCGCCGATCAGCTGGCCGCCGTTGCGGCCGCTCGCCGCCCATCCGACCCGAGATGCTTCGAGCACGGTCACCGAATGGCCGCGCTCGGCGAGGTTGAGCGCGGCGGACAGGCCCGTGAGGCCCGCACCGATCACGCACACGTCGGCATCGGTCGCGCCGGCGAGCGGCGCATGGCGGGTCGTATCGTTGGCGGTCGCCGCGTAGTAGGACGCGACGTGCGGCTGGTTGGCGAATGTCTGCATGGTCTGGAGAACGGAGAAAGAGGGCTCAGAACAGCTCGCGTACACGGTGGTACAGCATCCCGAGTTCGAGCGCGGGTTGCCGCCATGCGTCGCCGCCGGGGAAGCGCCGGTGACGCAGGCGCGCGAACAGGTCGAACGCGCGCGTATCGCCCGCGATCGCACCGGCAATCGCGCGTCCGGCGATGCCGGTGAGCGCGACGCCGTGCCCGCTGAAGCCCTGGACGTAGAAGAAGTTCGGGTCGAGCGCGCCGAAGTCCGGCGCGCGGTTGCGCGTGACGTCGACGAAGCCGCCCCACGCGTGCTCGACGCGCACGTCGCCGAGCTGCGGGAACACGCCGGTCATGCGCTGCCGGATCGTTTCGGCCAGCGTGGCGGGCGAAGCGCCGGCCGAATTCGCGCGGCCGCCGAACAGCATCCGGTGGTCGGCCGACAGCCGGAAGTAGTCGAGGAAGAAATTGTTGTCGCACACGGCTTCGCGCTGCGCGATCAGCGCATCGGCGCGTGCCTGGCCGAGCGGCTCGGTCGCGATGATGTACGACGCGATCGGTGCGATGCGCGCGGCGGTCGCGGCGGGCAGCACGCCGCCGGGCCCCGCGTTGCAGCACGAGACGACGAAGCGGCAGCGCACCTCGCCCGACGGCGTGCGCACGACGGGCCGCGCGCCGCGCACGATGTCGAGCGCGGGCGTGTGCGCAAACAGCGCGACGCCTTCGCGGCGCGCGGCCTCGGCGAGGCCGAGGCAGTACTTGAGCGGATGCAGGTGGCCCGACAGCGGATCGTGCACGCCGGCGAGATACCGTGTCGATGCGATGCGCGCCTGGATCGCGCCGGTGTCGAGCCACGCGAGCGACGGATGGCCCCAGCGCGACGTCGCGGCGTCCATCCACGCGCGCAGGTCGTCGATGCGGCGCGGCTTCGTCGCGACCGTCAGGTAGCCGCGCGTGAAATCGCAGTCGATCCCGTAGTGCGCGATCCGCTCGGCGATCAGCGCGACGCCGTCGAGCGACAGCGACCACGCGGCGCGCGCGCCGTCGGCGCCGAGCTGCCGCTCGATCTCCTCGTCCTTCGCGAAGCCGGTGATCGCCTGGCCGCCGTTGCGGCCCGACGCGCCCCAGCCGGGACGGTGCGCATCGATCACGGCGACGGACAACCCGCGCGCGCGGCAGTCGAGCGCCGTCGACAGGCCCGCGAAGCCCGCGCCGATCACGCAGACGTCGACGTCGATCGCATCGTCGAGCACCGGGTCGTCAACGACGGGCCGCGTGGCCGTCGCTTCGTAGTACGAGTCGCGCGCGAGCGCATCGGCGCGGCGGGTGAAAGACTGCGTCATGAAACCGACTCCCTCGAAAAGGCTGCCACGGCCTGCGACCTGCCGGCAGCCGCCCCTGAAAACGGCGCGGGACGCCGTGCGCGCGGCACGGCGTCCCGCGTGTGCTGCGTCAGAACGAATAGATGAACTGCGTCGCGAGCAGGTCGTTGGACTTGCCGTACGACCCGTCGTTGCGCAGGAACACCTTGTTGTTCGCCCAGTCGTGCCGGTATTCGACCTTCACGGTGATCTGCTGGGTCGGATAGAACAGCAGGTCGAGCGCGACGTCCTGGCGCACGGCCCCCTTGCACTCGAAGCCGAGGCCGCCGCCGGCCTTCGACATCGCGAGGCAGTCCGCGTCGACGCCGAAGCCGTTGTTCGGGTCCATCCCGTTGCCGTTCAACGCGATGCCGCCGCCGCCGCCGCCGTTCTTCGAGTTGGCGAGCAGGTCGTAGCGCAGCGTCACGCCCATGCGGCCGACCACCGGCGCGTTGAACTTGCGGTGCGCGAGCAGCGACAGGCCGTACCACTGCGCGAGCCCGCCGTTGAACGCCGCATGCTGCTGCCGGCCGTAGTCGACTTCGGCGTTGTACTGAATATCGGCGAGCGTGTAGGTCGCATCGAGTTCGCCGAAGAAGAACGAACCGTATGCGCTCGGCGCCGCGCCGCCCGGGCCGTAGTTGACGCCGATCTGCTGGCCGGTGACCGGATCCGTCACGGCGGCTGACGACAGCGTCTGCCGGCCGATGTTGAACGACCCGCCGAGGTCGAGCGCGCTCGACCACGTGTAGTCGGCACGCGCGGTGAAGGTCGGCACCTTGTTGCTCGTGGTGATCGGATCGCCGAGCGCATTCACGCCCTTCTGCGTGACCGAACCGTACGTGCGGTACTGCTCGTTGCCGAGGAAGAACTTCCACGCCCAGTTGCCCTTCGTGTAGTTCGCGCCGATACCGACGTAGCTGCCCGGGTCCGAGAAATCGTACAGCAGGTTGTGCGTGAGCGTGAGCATCTGGTTCGACTGCTGCACCTCGTAGCCGCCGAAGCTCGGGATCAAACCGGCGACCAGCGTCGTCTCGGCCGTGATCGGCACGTTGATGATCGCCGTGTTCAGCAGGTTGTCGGTGATCGAGCCGCGCGAGTTCTGCAGCAGCGTGATGCCGTTGCCGCGGTTCGGCATCAACGTGATTTCAGCCGACGGCGCCATCGGGCCGACGCCGAACGTCTTCTTGATGTCGAGGTAGAGATCGCCGAACGTGCTGTTGAAGTAGTTGTACGCGTTCTCGTGGTTCGCGAACAGGAACGACGACGTGCCGGCCGCGCGGTTGTACATGTAGGTCGGATCGATGTAGCCCGTCACCGACAGGCCGGCGAGCGGGCCCGTGTTGGCGGCGTCCGTCAGCGAGTCGACCTTCAGCTGCTGGTTCGCGATCTGCTGCTTCATTTCGCTGACTTCATCGTTGGTCAGCGCGGCCTGCGCCTTGCCGTAATCGGGCGAGGCAGGATCGGCTGCCACCATGACCGGCGCCGCGCCAGCCTTCGCACCGGCCTGCGCGACAGCGGCGCCGCCCGGCTTCGCGGTGAGCTGCGCCTGCATGGCCTTCATCTGTTTCTGCAACGCCGCGACCTGCGCCTGCAGCGCCTTGATCTCGGCGGATGTCGAGTCGGCCAGCGCGATGCCCGGCAACGCGCTGGCCACCAGCAGGCAGATCAGTTTCTTCTTCATTGCGGATTCTCCTTGTCGTGCGCCTGTCAAATCGGGATCGAATCGCGCGCCCCCCCTGGGGCAGCGCGTCTTGCTTGTCTGCAGTGCTTGTTATCTTCGAAGCGGGAAGCGGGCCGTCACGCCACCGCGAACGCCGCCTTCATGTCGGCCACCCGGCGTCGTTCACGCGCGATCATCATCCGGTTCACGACGATCACGCCGATCGTCACGGCCGTGATGAACAGCGTCGCCAGTGCGTTCATCTCCGGGTTCAGCCCCAGCCGCACCCGCGAGAACACCACCAGCGGCAGCGTCGTCGACCCCGGCCCCGACAGGAACGCCGACAGCACCAGGTCGTCGATCGACAGCGTGAACGACAGCAGCCACCCCGACAGCAGCGCCTGCGAGATCAGCGGCAGCGTCACCACGAAGAACACCTTCAGCGGCGTCGCGCCCAGATCCAGCGCCGCCTCCTCCAGCGACTTGTTCATCTCCTTCACGCGCGACTGCACGATGATCGCCACGTACGACACGCACAGCATCACGTGACCGATCCAGATCGTCACCATCCCGCGACCCTTCGGCCAGCCGAACATCTGCTCCAGTGCCACGAACAGCAGCAGCAGCGAGATGCCCTGGATCACTTCCGGAATCACCAGCGGCGCGTTGATCATCCCCGTGTACAGCGTGAAGCCCTTGAAGCGGCCGAAGCGCGCGAGCACGAAACCCGCCCACGTGCCGATCACGACCGACGCCGTGGCAGTCAGCAGACCGATCTTCAGCGACAGCCACGCGGCCGTCAGCAGCTCGTCGTCGTCCAGCAGCGCCGCGTACCACTTCAGCGAGAAGCCCGACCACACCGTCACCAGCTTCGACTCGTTGAACGAGTACACGATCAGGCTGATGATCGGGATGTACAGGAACAGGAACCCGAAGGCGAGGACGCCCGTCGACAGCGGTTTGCTCGGCTTGATCATTTCGCTTCCTCCAGTTCCTTGACCTGGTAGTACTGGAACAGCGCCATCGGCACCAGCAGCAGCATCACCATCGCGACCGTCACCGCGGACGCCATCGGCCAGTCCATGTTGTTGAAGAACTCATCCCACATCACGCGGCCGATCATCAGCGTGTCGGCGCCACCCAGCAGCTCCGGAATCACGTACTCGCCCACCGCCGGGATGAACACCAGCAGGCTGCCGGCGATGATCCCGTTCTTCGACAGCGGCAACGTGATCCGCGTGAACGCGACCCACGGTTTCGCGCCGAGGTCGTATGCGGCTTCGAGCAGCGTGAGGTCCATCTTCACGAGGTGCGCATACAGCGGCATCACCATGAACGGCAGGTACGAATAGACCATCCCGATGTAGACGCCCGCATCGCTGTGATACAGCCGCAGCGGCGTGTGGATGATCCCCAGCGCGATCAGCGTGTGGTTCAGCAGGCCGTCGTCCTTCAGGATGCCGATCCATGCGTACACGCGGATCAGGAACGACGTCCAGAACGGCAGCATCACGGCCATCATCAGTACGTTGCGCCGGTTCGGTTCCGAGCGCGCGATGTAGTACGCCATCGGGTAGCCGATCAGCAGGCACAGCACCGTCGACACGGCGGCCATCTTCAGCGAGCTGAGGTAGGTCGCGATGTACAGGTCGTCCTGCAGCAGGAACGCGTAGTGCGACAGCTGCAGCGCGAAGTGCACGACGCCGTCCTTGAACTCGACGAGCGACGTGTACGGCGGGATGCCCATCACCTGGTCGGCGAAGCTGATCTTCAGCACCAGCACGAACGGCAGCGCGAAGAACACGGCCAGCCACAGGAACGGCACGCCGATCGCGACGCTGCGGCCCGACGGCAGGAAACGCGACAGCGCGGCGAAACGGTTCGGGCGCGGCCGGCCAGCGCCGGTACTGGCGGCGCTCGACGACACCGATGCGGACGGAGTGGAAGCAGAGGTTCTCATCGTGTCGTCCTCACTGCGTCAGTACGACGCCGCTGGCCGGCGACCACGACACGAACACATCGTCGTTCCAGGCCGGTGCGTCATCGTTCATCAGGTGCGAGCTCGACAGGTTCGACACGACCGTCTTGCCGCTCGGCAGGCGTACGTGATACAGCGAGTAGCTGCCCATGTACGCGATGTCGGTCACAACGCCGCGCGCCCAGTTGTGTTTCGAGCCCGGTTTCTCGCGCGACACGTGGATGCGTTCGGGGCGCACCGAGATGCCGACCGGCATCCCGAGCGGGCCCGTCACGCCGTGGCTCACGTACATACGTGCTTCGAGATCGTCGCTTTCGACGAAGATGTGATCGGGCTCGTCCTCGACGACGCGGCCTTCGAACAGGTTCGTCGAGCCGATGAATTCGGCCGAGAAGCGGCTGTTCGGAAACTCGTACACTTCACCCGGCGCGCCGATCTGCACGATCTTGCCTTCGCTCATCACCGCGAGGCGGCTGGCCATCGTCATCGCTTCTTCCTGGTCGTGCGTGACCATCACGCAGGTCACGTCGACTTTCTCGATGATGTTGACGAGTTCGAGCTGGGTTTTCTGGCGGATCTTCTTGTCGAGCGCGGACATCGGCTCGTCGAGCAGCAGCAGCTTCGGGCGCTTGACCAGCGAGCGGGCCAGCGCGACACGCTGCTGCTGGCCGCCGGAGAGCTGGTGCGGCTTGCGCTGCGCGTACTTGCTCATCTGCACGAGCGCGAGCGCGTCGGCCACGCGCTCCTTGATCTCGTTCTTCGGCGTGCCTTCCTGCTTCAGGCCGAACGCGACGTTCGATTCGACCGACATGTGCGGGAACAGCGCGTACGACTGGAACATCATGTTGACCGGGCGGCGGTACGGCGGCAGCGACGCGAGGTCCTCGCCGTCGACGAAGATCTTGCCGGAGGTGGCCGTTTCCAGCCCGGCGAGCATGCGCAGCAGCGTGGACTTGCCGCAGCCCGAGCTGCCGAGCAGCGCGAACAGTTCGTTCTTCGCGATAGTCAGGTTCACGTTGTCGACGGCCGTGCTGTCGCCGAATTTCTTCACGACGTTTTCGATGCGTACGAAGGCGTCGTTCGGCGAGCGGGCGGCGGCAGCGGCCGGTTGGGTCTGTCGTGCAGCAGCGGAAGAGGGTATCGATTGCATGGGAGTCACCATTCGTTCTTCACGGATTGCAGGCGTGAGCGTCCCCGCGCGAGGCGCGCAACGCGACTCGCGGACAACGGCTCGTGCCGGATGGAACAGTGCGCGCGGCGCGCGCGGGCGGACGGAAGTCCGCGGATCTCAGACGGGCAGGCGTCTTGCGAAGCCTGCGCCGCCGTCAGGCATCGCGATCAGTGGCCGGTCTTCAGCTGCGCCCACAGACGGTTCTCGAGGCGCAGGATGTCGGCCGGCATCGGCTTCATCAGCACCATCTTCTTCAGCACGTCTTCGGGCGGGTAGACGGTCGGGTCCTGCGCGACGGCCGGCGTGACGAACTGGTGCGCGGCCTTGTTCGCGGTCGGGTAGAACACCGTGTTGGTGATCGCCGCGTTGACCTTCGGATCGGATACGTAGTTGATCCACTTCAGTGCGCTCTCGGGGTGCGGTGCATCCTTCGGGATCACCATCACGTCGAACCACAGCAGGCCGCCTTCCTTCGGGTTCGTGAATTTGATGTCGTACGAACGCTTCGCTTCGGATGAGCGGCGATGCGCGATACCGACGTCGCCCGACCAGCCGAGCACGACGCACACGTCGTTGTTCGCGAGGTCGTTGATGTAGCCGGACGAGTTGAACTGGGTGATGTACGGGCGGACTTTCTTCAGGACTTCGAATGCAGCCTGGTAATCGCCGGGGTTGGTGCTGTTCGGGTTCTTGCCCATGTACTGCAGCGTGGCGGCGAACACGTCGACGGCCTGGTCGAGGAACGACACGCCGCAGCTCTTCAGCTTCTCCATGTTGGCCGGGTCGAACACCAGCGCCCAGCTGTCGACGGGCGCCTTGTCGCCGAGTGCCTTCTTCACTGCCTGCGCGTTGTAGCCGATGCCGTCGGTGCCGTAGGCCCAGGGGACGCCGTACTGGTTGCCCGGGTCGGCATCGGCGATCATCTTCATCAGCAGCGGGTCGAGGTTCGCGAGGTTCGGAAGCTTCGACTTGTCGAGCTTCTGGTACACGCCGGCCTGGATCTGCTTGGCCATGTAGTTCGACGTCGGCACGACGATGTCGTAACCCGAGCTGCCGGCAAGCAGCTTCGCCTGAAGCGTGTCGTCGCTGTCGTAGTTGTCGTACTTGACGTGGATGCCCGTCTGCTTCTGGAAGTTCGGGATCGTGTCCGGTGCGATGTAGTCGGACCAGTTGTAGACGTTCAGCTCGTCGGCATGCGCCGATGGGCTGGCGACCGATGTGAACGCTGCCGCGGCGGCGAGGGCGGCAACAGAACAGGCTTGGCGAAGAAAGCAGGCACGCATGGTGGAATTCCCCTGGTTATGGCGGCGTGCGGCGCCCGCCGCACGCCTGTAGGCAAGGCCGTTACGAAATACCCAGTTGCTGGGCGGTCGCATCGACGGCCTTTTTCGCCTTCGATACGAGTTCATCGATTTCCTGACGCGAGATCACGAGCGGCGGCGACAGCAGCATCCGGTCGCCGGTCGCGCGCATGATCAGGTTGCCGTTGAAGCAGAAGTCGCGGCAGATCGTGCCGACGTCGCCGCCGTTCGCGAAGCGGCGGCGTTCGGCCGGCGCTTCGGCGAGCTGCAGGCTCGCGACGAGGCCGTGGCCGTGCACCTCGCCGACGATCGGGTGATGCGCGAAGGTCTCGCGCATCAGTGCCTGGAAGTACGGGCCCGTGTCGTTCTTCACGCGCTCGACGATCCCTTCGTCGCGCAGCAGTTTCAGGTTCGCGACCGCGACGGCCGCCGCCACCGGGTGCCCCGAATACGTGAGGCCGTGATTGAATTCGCCGTTGTCGATGATCGGGCGTGCGACGCGCTCGTGAATGCCGACCGCCCCCATCGGCACATAACCCGACGTCAGCCCCTTCGCCATCGTGATGAGATCCGGCTCGAAGCCGAAGTGCTGGTGCGCGAACCATTCGCCGGTGCGTCCGAACCCGCCGATCACTTCGTCGGCGACGAGCAGGATGTCGTACTTGCGGCAGATCCGCTGGATTTCCGGCCAGTACGTCGACGGCGGGAAGATCACGCCGCCCGCGCCCTGGAACGGCTCGCCGATGAACGCTGCGACGTTCTCCGCGCCGAGTTCGAGAATCTTCGCTTCGAGCTGCTGCGCGCGCGCGAGGCCGAACGCCTCCGGCGTTTCGCCCGGCTGCGCTTCGCCGAAGAAATACGGCTGGTCGATGTGCACGATGTGCTCGACCTTCGACGGCATCTGCTCGTGCATGTAGCCCATCCCGCCGAGCGTGCCGCCGGCGATCGTCGAGCCGTGATAGCCGTTCTTGCGCGAGATCACGTATTTCTTCTGCGGCTTGCCCTGCACGCG
This genomic interval carries:
- a CDS encoding ABC transporter permease subunit, producing MIKPSKPLSTGVLAFGFLFLYIPIISLIVYSFNESKLVTVWSGFSLKWYAALLDDDELLTAAWLSLKIGLLTATASVVIGTWAGFVLARFGRFKGFTLYTGMINAPLVIPEVIQGISLLLLFVALEQMFGWPKGRGMVTIWIGHVMLCVSYVAIIVQSRVKEMNKSLEEAALDLGATPLKVFFVVTLPLISQALLSGWLLSFTLSIDDLVLSAFLSGPGSTTLPLVVFSRVRLGLNPEMNALATLFITAVTIGVIVVNRMMIARERRRVADMKAAFAVA
- a CDS encoding ABC transporter permease subunit, producing MRTSASTPSASVSSSAASTGAGRPRPNRFAALSRFLPSGRSVAIGVPFLWLAVFFALPFVLVLKISFADQVMGIPPYTSLVEFKDGVVHFALQLSHYAFLLQDDLYIATYLSSLKMAAVSTVLCLLIGYPMAYYIARSEPNRRNVLMMAVMLPFWTSFLIRVYAWIGILKDDGLLNHTLIALGIIHTPLRLYHSDAGVYIGMVYSYLPFMVMPLYAHLVKMDLTLLEAAYDLGAKPWVAFTRITLPLSKNGIIAGSLLVFIPAVGEYVIPELLGGADTLMIGRVMWDEFFNNMDWPMASAVTVAMVMLLLVPMALFQYYQVKELEEAK
- a CDS encoding DUF3138 family protein, whose protein sequence is MKKKLICLLVASALPGIALADSTSAEIKALQAQVAALQKQMKAMQAQLTAKPGGAAVAQAGAKAGAAPVMVAADPASPDYGKAQAALTNDEVSEMKQQIANQQLKVDSLTDAANTGPLAGLSVTGYIDPTYMYNRAAGTSSFLFANHENAYNYFNSTFGDLYLDIKKTFGVGPMAPSAEITLMPNRGNGITLLQNSRGSITDNLLNTAIINVPITAETTLVAGLIPSFGGYEVQQSNQMLTLTHNLLYDFSDPGSYVGIGANYTKGNWAWKFFLGNEQYRTYGSVTQKGVNALGDPITTSNKVPTFTARADYTWSSALDLGGSFNIGRQTLSSAAVTDPVTGQQIGVNYGPGGAAPSAYGSFFFGELDATYTLADIQYNAEVDYGRQQHAAFNGGLAQWYGLSLLAHRKFNAPVVGRMGVTLRYDLLANSKNGGGGGGIALNGNGMDPNNGFGVDADCLAMSKAGGGLGFECKGAVRQDVALDLLFYPTQQITVKVEYRHDWANNKVFLRNDGSYGKSNDLLATQFIYSF
- a CDS encoding polyamine ABC transporter substrate-binding protein → MRACFLRQACSVAALAAAAAFTSVASPSAHADELNVYNWSDYIAPDTIPNFQKQTGIHVKYDNYDSDDTLQAKLLAGSSGYDIVVPTSNYMAKQIQAGVYQKLDKSKLPNLANLDPLLMKMIADADPGNQYGVPWAYGTDGIGYNAQAVKKALGDKAPVDSWALVFDPANMEKLKSCGVSFLDQAVDVFAATLQYMGKNPNSTNPGDYQAAFEVLKKVRPYITQFNSSGYINDLANNDVCVVLGWSGDVGIAHRRSSEAKRSYDIKFTNPKEGGLLWFDVMVIPKDAPHPESALKWINYVSDPKVNAAITNTVFYPTANKAAHQFVTPAVAQDPTVYPPEDVLKKMVLMKPMPADILRLENRLWAQLKTGH
- a CDS encoding ABC transporter ATP-binding protein, translating into MQSIPSSAAARQTQPAAAAARSPNDAFVRIENVVKKFGDSTAVDNVNLTIAKNELFALLGSSGCGKSTLLRMLAGLETATSGKIFVDGEDLASLPPYRRPVNMMFQSYALFPHMSVESNVAFGLKQEGTPKNEIKERVADALALVQMSKYAQRKPHQLSGGQQQRVALARSLVKRPKLLLLDEPMSALDKKIRQKTQLELVNIIEKVDVTCVMVTHDQEEAMTMASRLAVMSEGKIVQIGAPGEVYEFPNSRFSAEFIGSTNLFEGRVVEDEPDHIFVESDDLEARMYVSHGVTGPLGMPVGISVRPERIHVSREKPGSKHNWARGVVTDIAYMGSYSLYHVRLPSGKTVVSNLSSSHLMNDDAPAWNDDVFVSWSPASGVVLTQ